From Amycolatopsis sp. cg9, one genomic window encodes:
- a CDS encoding NADH-quinone oxidoreductase subunit D: MTINDETTEVPEADSRDTTEGRVYSVSGGDWDDVIADAAHDERMVINMGPQHPSTHGVLRLVLEMEGETVTQLRSVIGYLHTGIEKNCEYRTWTQGVTFVTRMDYLAPLSTEMAYCLGVEKLLQIEAPRRAQLLRVMLLEINRIGSHLVYIATGGMELGATTAMTLGFREREEVLHLLEHLTGLRMNHAFIRPGGLAQDMPADYHEKVTDFVKTMKKRLPLYDKLFTGQPIWRNRLKGVGYLPVDACLALGVTGPVLRSAGLPWDLRKTEPYSCYDEFDFDVPVDNGADCWSRYLIRVHEMHESLKIIEQCLEKLEPGPVMVEDKKVAWPAQLSIGSDGMGNSLEHVKKIMGQSMESLIHHFKLVTEGFKVPAGQVYTSVESPRGELSAHLVSDGGTRPLRVHVREPSFVNLQSMPAMAEGGLVADVIAAIASIDPVMGGVDR, from the coding sequence GTGACCATCAACGACGAAACCACCGAAGTCCCCGAAGCCGACTCCCGCGACACCACCGAGGGCCGCGTCTACTCGGTCTCCGGCGGCGACTGGGACGACGTCATCGCCGACGCGGCGCACGACGAGCGCATGGTCATCAACATGGGCCCGCAGCACCCGTCGACGCACGGCGTGCTCCGGCTCGTGCTGGAGATGGAGGGCGAGACCGTCACGCAGCTGCGGTCGGTCATCGGCTACCTCCACACCGGCATCGAGAAGAACTGCGAGTACCGGACCTGGACCCAGGGCGTCACCTTCGTGACGCGCATGGACTACCTGGCCCCGCTTTCGACGGAGATGGCCTACTGCCTCGGCGTCGAGAAGCTGCTGCAGATCGAAGCCCCGCGCCGCGCGCAGCTGCTGCGCGTGATGCTGCTGGAGATCAACCGGATCGGCTCGCACCTCGTCTACATCGCGACCGGCGGCATGGAGCTCGGCGCCACCACCGCGATGACGCTCGGCTTCCGCGAGCGCGAAGAGGTGCTGCACCTGCTGGAGCACCTGACCGGCCTGCGGATGAACCACGCGTTCATCCGCCCCGGCGGCCTCGCGCAGGACATGCCGGCCGACTACCACGAGAAGGTCACCGACTTCGTCAAGACGATGAAGAAGCGCCTTCCGCTGTACGACAAGCTGTTCACCGGGCAGCCGATCTGGCGCAACCGGCTCAAGGGCGTGGGCTACCTGCCGGTCGACGCGTGCCTCGCGCTCGGCGTCACCGGCCCGGTGCTGCGGTCCGCCGGCCTCCCGTGGGACCTGCGCAAGACCGAGCCGTACTCCTGCTACGACGAGTTCGACTTCGACGTGCCCGTGGACAACGGCGCCGACTGCTGGTCGCGCTACCTGATCCGGGTGCACGAGATGCACGAGAGCCTCAAGATCATCGAGCAGTGCCTCGAGAAGCTCGAGCCGGGCCCGGTCATGGTCGAGGACAAGAAGGTCGCCTGGCCCGCGCAGCTGTCGATCGGCAGCGACGGCATGGGCAACTCGCTCGAGCACGTCAAGAAGATCATGGGCCAGTCGATGGAGTCCCTGATCCACCACTTCAAGCTGGTGACCGAGGGCTTCAAGGTGCCGGCCGGCCAGGTCTACACCTCGGTCGAGTCGCCGCGCGGCGAGCTGAGCGCGCACCTGGTCTCCGACGGCGGCACGCGGCCGCTGCGGGTCCACGTGCGCGAACCGAGCTTCGTGAACCTGCAGTCGATGCCCGCAATGGCCGAAGGCGGCCTGGTCGCGGACGTGATCGCCGCGATCGCCTCGATCGACCCCGTCATGGGGGGAGTGGACCGATGA
- the nuoE gene encoding NADH-quinone oxidoreductase subunit NuoE, producing MSTAVPEPGPKDAVTTHAAAGPDVDVVAIAPDPDVAAGIITETPLEDVFDAGTTAQAQEIISRYPMSRSALLPMLHLVQSVQGYVSQEGIAFCAKQLDLSDAEVSAVATFYTMYKRKPCGEHLVSVCTNTLCAAMGGDAIYKRLQTHLGSEEEPLGHNETAGTPNEPGSITLEHAECLAACDLAPVIQVNYEYFDNQTEDKAVALVDALQAGKKPAPTRGAPLSTFKGAELQLAGFFPEDEAAYRRDVDGPSQAVETLRGAKLAQDRGWVAPVASDVPLPEVEKK from the coding sequence ATGAGCACAGCAGTTCCCGAACCCGGCCCGAAGGACGCCGTGACGACGCACGCCGCGGCCGGGCCGGACGTCGACGTGGTCGCCATCGCGCCGGACCCCGATGTCGCAGCCGGGATCATCACCGAGACGCCGCTCGAGGACGTCTTCGACGCCGGCACCACGGCCCAGGCGCAGGAGATCATCTCCCGCTACCCGATGTCCCGCTCGGCGCTGCTGCCGATGCTGCACCTCGTGCAGTCCGTGCAGGGCTACGTCAGCCAGGAGGGCATCGCGTTCTGCGCGAAGCAGCTCGACCTGTCCGACGCCGAGGTCAGCGCGGTCGCGACGTTCTACACGATGTACAAGCGCAAGCCGTGCGGCGAGCACCTCGTGAGCGTCTGCACCAACACGCTGTGCGCGGCCATGGGCGGCGACGCGATCTACAAGCGGCTCCAGACGCACCTCGGGTCGGAGGAAGAACCGCTGGGGCACAACGAGACCGCGGGCACGCCGAACGAGCCGGGCTCGATCACCCTCGAGCACGCCGAGTGCCTCGCGGCCTGCGACCTCGCGCCGGTCATCCAGGTCAACTACGAGTACTTCGACAACCAGACCGAGGACAAGGCGGTCGCGCTGGTCGACGCGCTGCAGGCGGGCAAGAAGCCGGCGCCGACGCGCGGCGCGCCGCTGTCCACGTTCAAGGGCGCCGAGCTGCAGCTGGCCGGGTTCTTCCCGGAGGACGAGGCGGCCTACCGCCGGGACGTCGACGGACCGTCGCAGGCCGTCGAGACGTTGCGGGGCGCGAAGCTCGCGCAGGACCGTGGCTGGGTCGCCCCGGTGGCTTCCGATGTCCCACTCCCAGAAGTGGAGAAGAAGTAA
- the nuoF gene encoding NADH-quinone oxidoreductase subunit NuoF — translation MADPITPVLTKRWLSPNSWQIGTYEALEGYTAVRKALAGTPEQLVQVVKDSGLRGRGGAGFPAGIKWSFMPPNFDKPHYLVINADEGEPGTCKDIPLMMADPHSLIEGCIIASYAMRSNHCFIYVRGEALHCIRRLNAAVREAEAAGYLGENILGSGFDLKITVHAGAGAYICGEETALLDSLEGRRGQPRLKPPFPAAAGLYAAPTTVNNVETIASAPFIINGGSSWFREMGREKSPGPKIYSISGHVEKPGQYECPLGTTLRELLDMAGGMKDGIPLKFWTPGGSSTPMFTAEHLDVPLDFEGAAEAGSMLGTTAVQVFNETVSVPWAVMKWTQFYEHESCGKCTPCREGTYWLAQILERMVEGHGTEEDIDTLLDVCDNILGRSFCALGDGAVSPIQSGIKYFRDEFLALCESNKRELVGAQA, via the coding sequence ATGGCCGACCCCATCACTCCGGTCCTCACGAAGCGCTGGCTGTCGCCGAACTCCTGGCAGATCGGGACGTACGAGGCGCTCGAGGGCTACACCGCCGTCCGCAAGGCACTGGCCGGGACGCCCGAGCAGCTCGTCCAGGTGGTCAAGGACTCCGGCCTGCGCGGCCGCGGCGGCGCGGGCTTCCCGGCCGGCATCAAGTGGTCCTTCATGCCGCCGAACTTCGACAAGCCGCACTACCTGGTGATCAACGCCGACGAGGGCGAACCGGGGACCTGCAAGGACATCCCGCTGATGATGGCGGACCCGCACTCGCTGATCGAGGGCTGCATCATCGCCTCGTACGCGATGCGGTCCAACCACTGCTTCATCTACGTCCGCGGCGAGGCGCTGCACTGCATCCGCCGCCTCAACGCGGCCGTGCGCGAAGCCGAAGCGGCGGGCTACCTCGGCGAGAACATCCTCGGCTCGGGCTTCGACCTCAAGATCACCGTGCACGCCGGTGCGGGCGCGTACATCTGCGGCGAGGAGACGGCGCTGCTCGACTCGCTGGAAGGCCGTCGCGGCCAGCCGCGGCTCAAGCCGCCGTTCCCGGCCGCCGCGGGGCTCTACGCCGCGCCGACCACGGTCAACAACGTCGAGACCATCGCGAGTGCACCCTTCATCATCAACGGCGGTTCGAGCTGGTTCCGCGAGATGGGCCGCGAGAAGTCGCCCGGCCCGAAGATCTACTCGATCTCCGGCCACGTCGAGAAGCCCGGCCAGTACGAGTGCCCGCTCGGCACCACGCTGCGCGAGCTGCTCGACATGGCGGGCGGCATGAAGGACGGCATCCCGCTCAAGTTCTGGACCCCGGGCGGCTCGTCCACCCCGATGTTCACCGCGGAGCACCTCGACGTTCCGCTGGACTTCGAAGGCGCGGCGGAAGCCGGGTCGATGCTGGGCACGACCGCCGTGCAGGTCTTCAACGAGACGGTGTCGGTGCCCTGGGCCGTGATGAAGTGGACGCAGTTCTACGAGCACGAGTCCTGCGGCAAGTGCACGCCGTGCCGCGAAGGCACGTACTGGCTGGCGCAGATCCTCGAGCGCATGGTCGAGGGCCACGGCACCGAGGAGGACATCGACACCCTCCTCGACGTCTGCGACAACATCCTCGGCCGGTCGTTCTGCGCCCTCGGCGACGGCGCGGTGTCGCCGATCCAGAGCGGCATCAAGTACTTCCGCGACGAATTCCTGGCTCTGTGTGAGAGCAACAAGCGCGAACTGGTGGGAGCGCAGGCATGA
- a CDS encoding NADH-quinone oxidoreductase subunit G yields MTIAPDKPDTAATPVPEGHVKLVIDGEEVIAPKGELLIRTAERLGTVIPRFCDHPLLDPAGACRQCLVEVEMGGRPMPKPQASCTMTVADGMVVKTQLTSPVADKAQQGVMELLLINHPLDCPICDKGGECPLQNQALAHGRAESRFVDTKRTFPKPLPISTQVLLDRERCVLCQRCTRFSREIAGDPFIELLERGAHQQIGTAETADVLDLASRTTSGQPFQSYFSGNVIQICPVGALTSAAYRFRSRPFDLVSAPSVCEHCSSGCAERTDFRRGKVQRKLAGDDPEVNEEWICDKGRFAFRYTSADDRIRRPLVRNRETGELEEASWTDALRIAAAGLTEARAGGGVGVLTGGRLTVEDAYAYSKFARVALHTNDVDFRARPHSAEELAFLTSRVVGVTAESGVTFGEIERARTVLCVAFEPEDEAPIVFLRLRKAARKNRTRVVHLGQWTTSSVRKTFGELLACVPGQEAAAIDGIAKHAPDLDEALRGDGSVVLVGERAAQVPGLFSALQDLVERTGVRLAWIPRRAGDRGALQAGCVPTLLPGGRRVTDDAARVAVENAWGVPVPATPGRDTTGILKAASGRELGGLVVGGVDPYDLPDPDLALRALDTAGFVVSLELRHSAVTERADVVLPVATSDEKAGSYLNWEGRTRPFDVTIEGTGALPDCRVLDTLAVEMDADLFTQTPAAARGDFEKLGKASALNWAHVAVEVPAPATPAAGQAVLSTWRQLIDNGSLQDGEPHLKGTQRTPVARLSAKTAEGLGTTVRVSTERGAITLPVEIADLPDGVVWLPGNSDGSAVFKTLGAGHGALVDLAGGEQ; encoded by the coding sequence ATGACGATCGCCCCCGACAAGCCCGACACGGCCGCGACGCCGGTCCCCGAAGGCCACGTCAAGCTGGTCATCGACGGCGAAGAGGTCATCGCCCCCAAGGGCGAGCTCCTCATCCGCACGGCCGAGCGCCTCGGCACGGTCATCCCGCGGTTCTGCGACCACCCGCTCCTCGACCCGGCGGGCGCCTGCCGCCAGTGCCTGGTCGAGGTCGAGATGGGCGGCCGGCCGATGCCGAAGCCGCAGGCGTCCTGCACGATGACCGTCGCCGACGGCATGGTCGTCAAGACGCAGCTGACGTCGCCGGTCGCGGACAAGGCCCAGCAGGGCGTGATGGAGCTGCTGCTCATCAACCACCCGCTGGACTGCCCGATCTGCGACAAGGGCGGTGAGTGCCCGCTGCAGAACCAGGCGCTGGCGCACGGCCGCGCGGAGTCGCGGTTCGTCGACACCAAGCGGACGTTCCCGAAGCCCCTGCCGATCTCGACGCAGGTGCTGCTGGACCGCGAGCGCTGCGTGCTCTGCCAGCGCTGCACCCGGTTCTCCCGCGAGATCGCCGGCGACCCGTTCATCGAGCTCCTCGAACGCGGCGCCCACCAGCAGATCGGCACCGCGGAGACGGCGGACGTCCTGGACCTGGCCTCGCGGACGACGTCCGGCCAGCCGTTCCAGAGCTACTTCTCCGGCAACGTCATCCAGATCTGCCCGGTCGGGGCCCTCACGAGCGCGGCCTACCGGTTCCGCTCCCGGCCGTTCGACCTCGTGTCCGCGCCGAGCGTGTGCGAGCACTGCTCGTCCGGCTGCGCCGAGCGCACCGACTTCCGGCGCGGCAAGGTCCAGCGCAAGCTGGCCGGCGACGACCCCGAGGTCAACGAAGAGTGGATCTGCGACAAGGGCCGCTTCGCCTTCCGCTACACCTCGGCCGACGACCGCATCCGCCGTCCGCTGGTCCGCAACCGCGAAACCGGTGAGCTGGAAGAGGCCTCCTGGACCGACGCGCTGCGCATCGCGGCCGCCGGCCTCACCGAAGCCCGCGCGGGAGGCGGCGTCGGCGTCCTGACCGGCGGCCGGCTGACCGTCGAGGACGCCTACGCGTACTCGAAGTTCGCCCGGGTCGCCCTGCACACCAACGACGTCGACTTCCGCGCCCGCCCGCACTCGGCCGAGGAGCTCGCGTTCCTCACCTCCCGCGTCGTCGGCGTGACGGCGGAGTCCGGCGTCACCTTCGGGGAGATCGAGCGGGCCCGCACGGTCCTGTGCGTCGCCTTCGAGCCCGAGGACGAAGCGCCGATCGTGTTCCTGCGGCTGCGCAAGGCGGCCCGCAAGAACCGCACCCGCGTCGTCCACTTGGGACAGTGGACGACCTCGTCGGTGCGCAAGACGTTCGGCGAGCTGCTCGCCTGCGTCCCCGGCCAGGAGGCCGCGGCCATCGACGGCATCGCCAAGCACGCGCCGGACCTCGACGAGGCCCTCCGCGGCGACGGCTCGGTCGTCCTGGTCGGCGAGCGCGCCGCCCAGGTGCCCGGCCTCTTCTCCGCGCTGCAGGACCTGGTGGAGCGCACCGGTGTCCGGCTCGCGTGGATCCCGCGCCGGGCCGGCGACCGCGGTGCGCTGCAGGCCGGCTGCGTCCCGACGCTGCTGCCGGGCGGCCGCCGCGTCACCGACGACGCCGCTCGCGTCGCCGTCGAAAACGCTTGGGGCGTGCCGGTTCCGGCCACGCCGGGCCGCGACACCACCGGCATCCTCAAGGCCGCTTCGGGCCGCGAGCTCGGCGGCCTGGTCGTCGGCGGCGTCGACCCGTACGACCTGCCGGACCCGGACCTCGCGCTGCGCGCGCTGGACACCGCCGGCTTCGTCGTCAGCCTCGAACTCCGCCACAGCGCGGTGACCGAGCGCGCGGACGTCGTGCTCCCGGTGGCGACGTCGGACGAGAAGGCCGGCAGCTACCTCAACTGGGAGGGCCGCACCCGCCCGTTCGACGTCACCATCGAAGGCACCGGCGCCCTGCCGGACTGCCGGGTGCTCGACACCCTCGCCGTCGAGATGGACGCCGACCTGTTCACGCAGACCCCGGCCGCGGCTCGCGGTGACTTCGAGAAGCTCGGCAAGGCTTCGGCGCTGAACTGGGCGCACGTCGCCGTCGAGGTGCCGGCTCCGGCGACGCCGGCCGCCGGGCAGGCCGTGCTGTCGACCTGGCGCCAGCTCATCGACAACGGGTCGCTGCAGGACGGCGAGCCGCACCTGAAGGGCACCCAGCGCACCCCGGTCGCGCGGCTGTCCGCGAAGACCGCGGAAGGCCTGGGCACCACCGTGCGGGTGAGCACCGAACGCGGTGCGATCACGCTGCCGGTGGAGATCGCGGACCTGCCCGACGGCGTCGTGTGGCTGCCGGGCAACTCCGACGGCTCCGCCGTGTTCAAGACCCTCGGTGCCGGCCACGGCGCCCTGGTGGACCTCGCTGGGGGTGAACAGTGA
- the nuoH gene encoding NADH-quinone oxidoreductase subunit NuoH yields MTPLLTEAAVGSVPDAATRAALLADDPLWLILLKCVVILLIGPIFTIFLIVWERKAVGRMQNRPGPNRVGPGGYLQSLADAIKLPFKEQIIPDTADRKVYFLAPVMCVVPSLIALSAIPFGPVVSIFGERTVLQLLDLPVSALVILACSSIGVYGIVLAGWASGSPYPLLGGMRSAAQVISYEIAMGLSIVAVILQAGSLDLADIVGKQQPAWFLYLVPSFVIYLISMVGETNRAPFDLPEAESELVGGFHTEYSSMKFAMFFLAEYVNMVIVSAFATTLFLGGWMAPWPLSLIGNNVLNTGWWPVLWFFAKMFVLLFGFIWLRGTLPRLRYDQFMRLGWKVLVPLNLVWIIMVTFAKVIAWNTASIIIAAVAIFIVVALFFYVRASGREEESETVPVTGGGFPVPPLDLKVPQTTPRQKALAKAEAKAARRKPAAVGTAKEGAQDGVS; encoded by the coding sequence GTGACACCGTTGCTTACCGAGGCCGCTGTCGGGAGCGTCCCGGACGCGGCGACGCGGGCGGCGCTGCTGGCGGACGACCCGTTGTGGCTGATCCTGCTGAAGTGCGTGGTCATCCTGCTGATCGGGCCGATCTTCACGATCTTCCTGATCGTCTGGGAGCGCAAGGCCGTCGGCCGGATGCAGAACCGGCCCGGCCCCAACCGCGTCGGTCCGGGCGGCTACCTGCAGTCCCTCGCGGACGCGATCAAGCTGCCGTTCAAGGAACAGATCATCCCGGACACGGCCGACCGCAAGGTGTACTTCCTCGCGCCGGTCATGTGCGTGGTGCCTTCGCTGATCGCGCTGTCGGCCATCCCGTTCGGCCCGGTGGTGTCGATCTTCGGCGAGCGGACCGTGCTGCAGCTGCTCGACCTGCCGGTCAGCGCGCTGGTGATCCTGGCCTGCTCCTCGATCGGCGTGTACGGCATCGTGCTCGCCGGCTGGGCGTCCGGCTCGCCGTACCCGCTGCTCGGCGGCATGCGCAGCGCGGCGCAGGTGATCTCCTACGAGATCGCGATGGGGCTCTCGATCGTCGCGGTGATCCTGCAGGCCGGCTCGCTCGACCTGGCCGACATCGTCGGCAAACAGCAGCCGGCGTGGTTCCTGTACCTGGTCCCGAGCTTCGTGATCTACCTGATCTCGATGGTCGGCGAGACCAACCGCGCCCCGTTCGACCTCCCCGAGGCCGAGTCGGAGCTGGTCGGCGGCTTCCACACCGAGTACAGCTCGATGAAGTTCGCGATGTTCTTCCTCGCCGAGTACGTCAACATGGTGATCGTCTCGGCGTTCGCGACGACGCTGTTCCTCGGCGGTTGGATGGCCCCGTGGCCGCTGTCGCTGATCGGGAACAACGTCCTCAACACCGGCTGGTGGCCGGTGCTGTGGTTCTTCGCCAAGATGTTCGTCCTGCTGTTCGGGTTCATCTGGCTGCGCGGCACGCTGCCCCGCCTGCGCTACGACCAGTTCATGCGCCTGGGCTGGAAGGTCCTGGTCCCGCTGAACCTGGTGTGGATCATCATGGTGACCTTCGCGAAGGTCATCGCCTGGAACACCGCGTCGATCATCATCGCCGCGGTCGCGATCTTCATCGTCGTCGCCCTGTTCTTCTACGTCCGCGCGTCGGGCCGCGAAGAGGAGAGCGAGACCGTTCCGGTGACCGGCGGCGGTTTCCCGGTCCCGCCGCTGGACCTCAAGGTCCCGCAGACCACCCCGCGTCAGAAGGCTTTGGCCAAGGCCGAGGCGAAGGCGGCCCGGCGCAAGCCGGCCGCCGTCGGTACCGCAAAGGAAGGAGCGCAAGATGGGGTTTCTTGA
- the nuoI gene encoding NADH-quinone oxidoreductase subunit NuoI, translating to MGFLDPVKGFGVTFGMMFKKVATEEYPEAGAPAAPRYHGRHQLNRHPDGLEKCVGCELCAWACPADAIFVEGGDNTEEARFSPGERYGADYQINYLRCIGCGLCIEACPTRSLTMINFYELADDDRQRLIYTKEDLLAPLLPGMEQPPHPMRLGENEQDYYVNGPELARGEAAK from the coding sequence ATGGGGTTTCTTGATCCCGTCAAGGGCTTCGGCGTCACCTTCGGGATGATGTTCAAGAAGGTCGCCACCGAGGAGTACCCCGAGGCCGGCGCCCCCGCCGCCCCGCGGTACCACGGCCGGCACCAGCTGAACCGCCACCCGGACGGCCTCGAGAAGTGCGTCGGCTGCGAGCTGTGCGCGTGGGCGTGCCCGGCGGACGCGATCTTCGTCGAGGGCGGTGACAACACCGAGGAAGCCCGGTTCTCCCCTGGCGAGCGGTACGGCGCGGACTACCAGATCAACTACCTGCGCTGCATCGGCTGCGGCCTCTGCATCGAGGCCTGCCCGACGCGGTCGCTGACGATGATCAACTTCTACGAGCTGGCCGACGACGACCGCCAGCGGCTGATCTACACGAAGGAAGACCTGCTCGCCCCGCTGCTGCCCGGCATGGAGCAGCCGCCGCACCCGATGCGGCTCGGCGAGAACGAGCAGGACTACTACGTGAACGGTCCGGAGCTGGCTCGTGGGGAGGCCGCGAAGTGA
- a CDS encoding NADH-quinone oxidoreductase subunit J — MISALLAQAPTGAAAGVSTGEAIAFWILGPLCLLGALGMIFSRNAVHSALWLVLTMLSLGALYMIQSAPFLGFTQIIVYTGAIMMLFLFVLMLVGRESSDSVVEVLRGQRLAATVLGIGMAALLATGIYRAMENVTPATPLDSATPAGGGPKGLGKLIFTDYLFPFELTSALLITAAIGAMVLAFTDRHAKGGKRTQKELVVARFRGEHDRPSPLPGPGVFATANSVATPALLPDGSVAPESLSAIIESTSAIELAKERKLVADDVEHPDAHALVGSDSSESEGEKA, encoded by the coding sequence GTGATCTCCGCACTGCTGGCCCAAGCCCCGACGGGCGCCGCGGCCGGCGTCTCCACCGGCGAGGCCATCGCGTTCTGGATCCTCGGCCCGCTCTGCCTGCTCGGCGCGCTCGGCATGATCTTCTCCCGCAACGCCGTGCACTCGGCGCTGTGGCTGGTCCTGACGATGCTGAGCCTGGGCGCGCTGTACATGATCCAGTCGGCGCCGTTCCTGGGCTTCACGCAGATCATCGTCTACACCGGCGCGATCATGATGCTGTTCCTGTTCGTGCTGATGCTGGTCGGCCGCGAGAGCTCCGACTCGGTCGTCGAAGTCCTCCGTGGACAGCGGCTGGCCGCCACCGTCCTCGGCATCGGGATGGCCGCGCTGCTGGCCACCGGCATCTACCGGGCGATGGAGAACGTCACCCCGGCGACGCCGCTCGACTCGGCGACGCCGGCCGGCGGCGGTCCCAAGGGCCTCGGCAAGCTGATCTTCACCGACTACCTTTTCCCGTTCGAGCTGACGTCGGCGCTGCTCATCACCGCCGCCATCGGCGCGATGGTGCTGGCCTTCACCGACCGGCACGCCAAGGGCGGGAAGCGCACCCAGAAGGAACTGGTCGTCGCCCGCTTCCGCGGCGAGCACGACCGGCCGTCGCCGCTGCCCGGCCCGGGCGTCTTCGCCACCGCCAACTCGGTGGCGACGCCGGCCCTGCTGCCGGACGGCTCGGTCGCCCCGGAGTCGCTCTCGGCGATCATCGAGTCCACCTCGGCGATCGAGCTGGCGAAGGAACGCAAGCTCGTCGCCGACGACGTCGAGCACCCGGACGCGCACGCGCTGGTCGGCTCGGACAGCTCGGAATCCGAAGGGGAGAAGGCATGA
- the nuoK gene encoding NADH-quinone oxidoreductase subunit NuoK has protein sequence MTPTYYLLLSALLFALGAVGVLVRRNAIVVFMCIELMLNAVNLSLVTFARINGGLDGQIMAFFVMVVAAAEVVVGLAIIMAIFRTRRSASVDDTNLLKY, from the coding sequence ATGACCCCGACGTACTACCTGCTGCTGTCGGCGCTGCTGTTCGCGCTGGGCGCGGTCGGCGTGCTGGTGCGGCGCAACGCGATCGTCGTGTTCATGTGCATCGAGCTGATGCTCAACGCCGTGAACCTGTCGCTGGTCACGTTCGCCCGGATCAACGGCGGGCTCGACGGCCAGATCATGGCGTTCTTCGTCATGGTCGTCGCGGCCGCCGAGGTCGTGGTCGGCCTGGCGATCATCATGGCCATCTTCCGCACCCGGCGCTCGGCCTCGGTCGACGACACCAACCTGCTGAAGTACTAG